From Salarias fasciatus chromosome 8, fSalaFa1.1, whole genome shotgun sequence:
CAAATAATTTATCCAAACATTGGGGATGTTTACATAGTCATAGATGTCATGTAACATTGTAACTTGCACTTTCCCAAAGGATAACTTCTATCTGTGCCTGTTTTATCAGATATGGCCTACgacattgttgctgttgtgcCTGAAGCAGTTCACTCAGTCCCAAATTTAAAAGCATCAGCAGCTTTACCCCTCaaagctttattttgattttctcttaatggatgatttgtttGAGAAGGGTAATTACTGGAAATTCAACTCATATGTgtcttttttgtatttgaagATATCAGTCTCTTTCAGTAACAAACTATCTTATTATAGAAGATTTTTATTGACATTCAGTACTTATAAAATACGACAACTGACTGATAAAAGAAGCATCCATTAAAGtgtcactgtggaaaaaaaagtgtaatttatttgcatttttcctcAATCAGATGGAAATAGGGGACAGTAAAGGCGGCTCGGGCCTTCGACAGTACTACTTGTCTAAGATAGAGGAGCTACAGGTGAGGAAATCACTGTCACTCAAAGTTGCACTGCTTTGACTTCACACTGATCAATAAGGCTGAACTCCTATTTTCTGAAACAGCTGACAGTGAACGATAAGAGTCAGAACCTCAGACGTCTGCAAGCACAGAGGAATGAGCTCAACGCTAAAGGTGTGTTGCTTTTATTATCAGTTATTTGCAAAACGTGCTTTCATTACATTTCCTGAGATAAGACTGGTAAATttatcctctcctctcccctcagTGCGTCTCCTTCGGGAGGAGTTGCAGTTACTACAGGAGCAAGGATCGTATGTGGGAGAAGTGGTCAGAGTCATGGACAAAAAGAAAGTGCTGGTCAAGGTATGTCTATTCTTTGCATCGTGAGTTGGATTTCGTTGGTGACGGCTGAAATTTAATTCTTCCTCGTCTTTTTCAGGTGCATCCAGAAGGCAAATTTGTTGTGGATGTCGACAAGAACATTGATATCAATGATGTGAGTGTTGTTCTGCTCAGTATTAATTCAAGTCTTCTGTGTGTCTTatcagaaatatatatatattttttactaGTAAATAAGTGATTGGAAAAAGTGTAAcaggttttcctcctcctctccacttcTTCAGGTGACTCCAAATTGCCGTGTGGCCCTGCGTAACGACAGCTACACCCTGCACAAGATCCTGCCCAACAAGGTGGACCCGCTGGTCTCCCTCATGATGGTGGAGAAGGTGCCGGACTCCACCTACGAGATGATCGGTGGCCTGGACAAGCAGATCAAGGAGATCAAAGAAGTGATCGAGCTGCCCGTCAAGCATCCAGAGCTGTTCGAAGCTTTGGGCATTGCACAGCCAAAGGTACGTGCTGGTCAGGACGCTCGTGCAGTCACTGTATTTAACATAAATTCAACAGTAAAGTGTTTTCATATGATTTTGGATGCTAAATTGACGTACTCGGGTGGTGTTAATTGTTACCTGTGTTGCTCGCTCTGAGTTTTGCCTCGGTTGTATTTGCAGGGTGTGCTCCTGTACGGACCGCCGGGCACAGGGAAGACCCTGCTGGCCAGAGCTGTGGCCCACCACACCGACTGCACCTTCATCAGGGTGTCGGGCTCTGAGCTGGTCCAGAAGTTCATTGGAGAGGGTGAGCACTTCCCGCTTCTGTCTTTCTAAAGCCCAATCGACTCCTCGTCTCTGCTCGTGTAACCTCAACTGCTATCCGGCCAGGTGCCCGTATGGTGCGTGAGCTGTTCGTCATGGCGAGAGAGCACGCCCCCTCCATCATCTTCATGGACGAGATCGACTCCATCGGCTCGTCCCGCCTGGAGGGCGGCTCAGGGGGCGACAGCGAGGTGCAGAGGAccatgctggagctgctcaaTCAGCTGGACGGGTTCGAGGCAACCAAGAACATCAAGGTATCACCATGTAGCTTCTTAGGTCCATATAATGCTTTCTGAAACGTTCCAGTGTGCAAAGAACGGTCGCATTGCTTCCTCTGCATATTAAATTAATACAATGCAAATACAGCTTTTCAAGGAGCACTCAACCCTTTTCAACCGCTCTGCTCACTTTGTCTCTGCAGGTCATCATGGCCACAAACCGGATCGACATCTTAGACTCAGCTCTGCTCAGGCCCGGCCGGATCGACAGGAAAATTGAGTTCCCGCCTCCCAATGAAGAGGTAGGTCAGCCCAGGGGAGAAGGAAATCGTCCCGCATGTGTTTGCATTTGATCTCATGTGGCGTTTGTCCTCTCAGGCCCGTCTGGACATCCTGAAGATTCACTCCAGGAAGATGAACCTAACGCGCGGCATTAACCTGAGGAAGATCGCAGAGCTCATGCCCGGAGCCTCTGGGGCCGAGGTCAAGGTGAGAATCGGGCCAGATGTGCGCTAAATGAATGAGGCGAGTGCGTGACGATGTGCTCCTGGTGTGTTTCAGGGCGTTTGCACTGAGGCCGGGATGTACGCTCTGAGAGAGAGGAGAGTCCACGTCACCCAGGAGGACTTCGAAATGGCTGTGGCAAAGGTAGGAGTCGCATTTTAACACTTCATTCATAAAAACCAAACACTTTGCCAGTACCTGCTGactaaactgttttttttctttttctcacacCAGGTGATGCAGAAGGACAGCGAGAAGAACATGTCTATCAAGAAGCTATGGAAGTAAAAAGGCCTTGTGAATTCCTGAACACAACACACCAACATAtgtatattttcttcttttgtttatgGTTTGTAATTGTTACTTACGTCATGgacagtaaataaatgattttcCCCCAAGACATGGATGTCCAATGATCTTTGTTTATAGTTTATCATGCGATCCAAATGTTTTTATATCTAGAAATGTCTTCACACAGAGAGAATTGTGTATTTTCAGTGAGGATTTCCACCATGAGGTTGACACACTGACCACACAGTAAATCCACTCTCTCCATTACAGCCGGTGACATGACAGTAATTCAGTTTCCAAGCATTGAGTCTTGTTCTGCAGGTTTAATCTGTCACAATTACGTAAATTCAACACGGTCATTTATGGCACTTCACATTATAGCTGCAGATCTGAAACTACGACTTGTTTTTAGGACTTCGGTCCTGCATGCTTGGTCCCGGCTGCGGCGCTGCCCGGCAGGTTCACCAGCGCTGGTTCACCGATCGATGGAGCAGCGTCGAGTTTGCAACTTTCACAAACCCACGCTGGCGGAATGGTTAGATGGCAGTAAATGCTGGACGGCGGTCCCCCACCCCCTACAGGAAGCAGTCAGTCGGTCTGGACGGGCTAGCGTCTGAGCCAGGACACAGGCACCCACTGCGGCTCCAGCTGCaccctctccagcagcagctgcagctccgctAAGGCACTGACGGGGTCCTCCTTCACCAGCACGTAGTCCACCCAGTGGCCGTAGCACTCGTCCACCCGGTCCGCTGACTGCTTCATGTCCTGCAGGTCGTCCTCCTGACGGGGACACGGCTCACTCAGCGAGAATGTCTCCACGAGGAAATCACAGAAGGCGAGGTCTGAGACTCACCGTGATCCCGACGCTGAGGGAAGAGGACGAGCCGAACTGCTTCCTCTGACTCTCCGGGATCCGAGGCCTCACGAAGACGATGTACGGTTTGAACTCGGCGCTCCGCAGAGTCTTCAGCGCCTACAAGGGACGGAGACAAGAGGCGTCAAGTTTCATGCTGCTTTGTACTGCAAATGAATTTATAACATAAGAAAAAGCTGGTGTGATGAGGTGTAGTTACAAGAAAAACAGTAGTAACCAAGAAACTGATTATTTTTAAAACCCAGACTGTTCATTGTAGACACTGACCTCTGGCTGCACGTCCACCAGGCAGATCTTTCTCTGATCCAAAATTCTGTGGATAGACTCCAAACTGGTGCCGTACAGATTCTCTTTATACTCCCCGAATTCAATAAACCTgcagggaaaataaagaaagaaagagcgcCGTTGTGAAGTTGTGCAGCAGGGAACAGAAAAGCTGATCAGCGTCCGTTTGAGTTAGAAATCCTCCGGCACTCACTTGCCACTCTGGATGTCGGCCTCGAAGGCGGCTTTGCTGATGAAGTGGTACTCCACTCCTTCTCTCTCGTGGGGCTTCCTGGCTCGAGTGGTGTCTTCAGGCCACgtgttggaaaaacaaaaaagaagaggaaataaaCAGGAGGCTGGGTGAGTGTTTTCAGCCAGAGCTCTGTCTGGGACTGGGATGGTAGCTTCCAATTCCAACCAATACTGTACTTATTTAGCAAATGTTCAAATGTAATAAAACCAAATGAATGAAGTGAGACTTACGAGGCACGGCCAGGCCGTACAGCCGGGGGTTCTCGGCGATCACTTTCTGTTTGAGCTCAGAGATTCGAGCTCCGAGCGAACCTGGCAGAGGGAGGATTTAAGGTTATCTACACGCCAGTATTGCCGTCTTTAAACGAGTccttcaggagctgcagcggaCCCACCTATCAGGACGATAAGGCGAGGCCTGTCGCCCGGTCGGGCCAAGTATTGCGTGACTTCTTCGTAAATCAGGAACTCGCTGTGGTTGCCATCGGGAGTGTGTGCGTCTCCCGGCGAATCCTGGCGGTTCCTCCGGAGGCGGAAACTCCTGCGCAGGCTGGCTGTGGTCAAACACATGAAACTGGCATGAATGTTGCAGTGGTTTGGCTTCTATTCCTGCCtgattcaaagtgcttcacacatcGAACAAGACGAGAGACACTGCACGACACCAGGAGAAATGGGGAAGAGTACCTGAGTAAAAATCCCATGAGAAAGCATGGCCACAGAAGGCAGGGGCTGCCTTACTCTTGGGAGAAACTACAGCTCACATTAGACCATTCATTCAACCGGCTTTAGTCTCACACCGAGCAACGAGCCTGGAAGCCATGCACGCTGTGTGTAGCTCTCAGAAATAAGCAGAGCGCGGGCAGCATGAAGAGGCAACACACACCACGAGGCGCCACGAAATACACAGCGAGAAGCGCTGGGATGACAGCATTTGACAGGAAAACAGCCTGCCGT
This genomic window contains:
- the psmc5 gene encoding 26S proteasome regulatory subunit 8, which gives rise to MEVDGIDHIKSTPSKNRDIMEIGDSKGGSGLRQYYLSKIEELQLTVNDKSQNLRRLQAQRNELNAKVRLLREELQLLQEQGSYVGEVVRVMDKKKVLVKVHPEGKFVVDVDKNIDINDVTPNCRVALRNDSYTLHKILPNKVDPLVSLMMVEKVPDSTYEMIGGLDKQIKEIKEVIELPVKHPELFEALGIAQPKGVLLYGPPGTGKTLLARAVAHHTDCTFIRVSGSELVQKFIGEGARMVRELFVMAREHAPSIIFMDEIDSIGSSRLEGGSGGDSEVQRTMLELLNQLDGFEATKNIKVIMATNRIDILDSALLRPGRIDRKIEFPPPNEEARLDILKIHSRKMNLTRGINLRKIAELMPGASGAEVKGVCTEAGMYALRERRVHVTQEDFEMAVAKVMQKDSEKNMSIKKLWK